AAGGTAATAAAATGTCGGTCTACCCCACTTTGTGTCTTGTCTTGGTTATTTTGTGGGGTATGCATTTTTCCAAACGCTGCTACTGGCGGCCCTGATGGGTTTGCGCGAGAAGGTCTTTTTGGCCGCAGAACCTCCAAATCAAGTCTCGCAATATTATCTCCTTTGGCTTCCAAACACGCCGTATTGGGCCGCTCTTTTGGCACGCCCCTACCGCGATATCCCTGCCTTGATGATCCTGTAGATCTCGGGttgcaaaaagaaacatGCGTCCCAGTGTTCGAATCGCCTCCCCAACCTTTAAGCTTACCGGGACCCTTGTCGGGTTACAGGGGTATTTGTTGGGGTGTTCAGGGCGGAGTAGATGTGGGTGTCATAAATTGGATAAGATCCATGCTGACAATTACAGACTCCATGTACCGCCTTCCACTTTAGCCCTATTTCTGCGCTGCCGTTTGTCCCCTGTATCACCGGTTTAGATCCTCAAACAAGGGTGCTACGTGGATTCAAACAAGGTTCCCACAAGGTTCGTCACCGTagaacttgtacttggagagTGGGAGAGACTGTGTTTGCTGGGGATTGTACCGTGGATCTTTTGTTGGCGCTTTCACGAGCTCCCTGTGAAAAATAACCAGTGTAGAAAATGCggccaaaaaacaaaaaaaaaaaaaaaacatgaataaaacataaaaaacaaaacaaaaccatgaaaaaacaagaaagGATCCTGGACTATGGGTCATAACAGCtgcaatatatataattcGAGGCACGACAGTGTCCCCATGGCAGTCATAAACGCCCAATTAGTCTAGCTGTACTTTGTGTCAGacagactacaagtagctgcCGCTGGTACAGGATGCACAGAGTGTATCTATGATAGTGTGGAGAGCGAGGATGGGAAAAGCGCAAAACCAAAGCACGATGATTAGACAAAATAGACAAAacgaaaagaaaaagaacggcaaaaaaaaaaaaaaaagggcaaaaaaacaaactgAAACCGAATATCGTAATAATTCGGAGTCATCACCCTAAACCCgaaaagagagagagaaataCACAAAATTGTCACACCACTAGAACCAAGCTGAAAGATTCAGCGAAGGGCGGGTGTGTGAAACGGATTGCAAGACCCAACAGTTAGTGTCCAACTCACTTTGCTTTTTCCAGACATTTTTCAGTTACACTTGACTTGCCTCTTtgcactacaagtagctcaGACCTTGACAGCACTGTTACTCGCTACACAGGGTTTAGCGGCTTCCCCTCTTGTCTTGTGTGGGTGTGGAAAGATATATAGAAGCAGGAGGGACGTGACTTTCGGCACATCCACGACTATCACGACGATCCCACTCCCCGATCCCTCCATTCACATGCGCGACGAGAGTGTGGCCAGCAGTGGTGTCCGTGGACTCAATtacacagacaccagcaGTTactcaaccaccaccaacgccCTCCGCAGCAACAACGGCCGCAGCAACAACTCTACTTATGCCAGCAGCATGTAtagcaccagcagctcgcaCACTAGCTCCGCTCTGGACACGCTCCACCAGACCCGCCGAATGGCTCTGGACCGTCTCAAGGGATGGCGCAAGTCGACCGCGAGTCCCAAACCCACACCTCAGTCTGCAGCTGCACTAGGTGCAGGCCCACAAATAACCTTGCAGCCGCTGCAATGCAAGGCTAACGCTCGCGAGCCCCTGCAACAAAGAGATATCACCGATCCCAGGAGTCTAGCCTACCAAGCCAATAAGTATACTGTCTCAGATAATGCGTCTATTATAAGGAGACACCGTCCGGATCAACGCTCTCGGAACCAGAACGATTTCAATTTAGCCAGCGAAGACCCTTTCAGCGACTCCTGCTCTCTCAGACCGTCGTCTACTAGACCCTCCACAGCAGCGGCAtccaacacctccaccaacaagagACTCTCTGTCGCGTCCAACTTCTCTCTGAAACCCacccctgctcctccaaGTGCGACAGCTCAGAGTATCCCCTGTGACAGTCCCCGACTCCGTCAATCGAGCTTTTCCGAGCGACCAGCTACAGCTAACATCCCCCATTCCCCAGACCTGTCTACAATGACCACCCTACCCAGAACCTACACAACCCGGTCGCAAAGGATCCGCATTCCTCAGAATCCCGTATCCTGCTgggacgacgacgaagatgaggaaGAACCCAAGAAGGGACTTTTCAACCGGTTCAAGTCAACTCGTTCTTTCTCTTCCAGAAAGGCCTCCATCAGCAGCACAACAGAGAGCATTCAATCTGCCCCTGCACAGTCCCCCAGCATCAAGAGCGTGAGCCCCAAGAACTCTAAGACGCTCAAGCCAACCAAGAGCGTCAAGAGCGTCAAGAGCGCCAAGGCGGCACCCAAAACCAAGTcgtccaagaagggcagCCTGGGCAACAAGTTTGGCATTGATGACCTGGGCGACTTTGAGTGGAACATGCACGCATACATGGAGGGCGATGAAGAGGGTAGCGACGCCGAAATCGAGGCGGCCCTCAGACGTGTGCGAGAAGCGGAGGCtaacgaggccaaggaaaCCACCCCCACCCCCACTTCgcacacaaccacaaccacaaacaccacaaCTTCTACCCGAGTTTCCACCTCCCACAGCACTCCCACTCCCGAGTCTGTGTCCATTCCCATTTCTGTCGCAAGTTCCAAGGTCTCTCCTGTTCTGCCTCCTATTTCTCCCTCGCAATCTCTTGATCTCGGTCTGGAGCCCACTGCCACCCCCACCGCTGTGCACAACGAACGGATTGAGAACGAAAACATCAAGCTCAACGGCAGCCCCAACTACGCTCGAGAACACGTGGCCAACCTGCTCCGTCGACGCGCAAACTCCGGCAACCAATCTCCTGTTCCCCAGACTCCCGTCCCTCAGGTGGTTGCCCCCGAGCAGTGTCCCTGGGACACATGGAAGTACacctccaaccaccacacatACCAGATCACTCCTCCGGATTCCACCCGAAGCAGCCACGTGTACGCTTCGGACGCTGCCTACGACACCTCCCACCACTCGATGGTGCTTCCCGAGTCTCCTGTTCAACTCCAACCCACGTCTTCCacctcgtcttcgtcctcTGACCAGACCAAGTGGAATGACATTTCGGCAAACATTGCGCtgatccagcagcagattcAGGAAATGTCGcctcgatcacgtgaattGGCTCGTGGCTTTGCCGCCAAAGAGCTCACCAAGCCTGCGACCCTGGTTACTCCAACCACCATTTCTCCTGCCACCTTTGCAACCCCTCCTCCCCGACCCTCCAGAGACAATGTCGAGCTGCCCGAGTGCTTCTCCAAGCCCTTTTTGACCATGACCAACAGTCCCTCAGTTCGACCGTTGCCCCGACGACTCAACAAGCTGGGTCCTGCATTGGAGGAGAGTGATGCTTCTCCTGACTCTTCTCAGAGAAGTTCGGTTAGTACGAGATTGAGCACTGCTCCTAGCAGTCCTGAGCCGGATATGCGGTGTTTTATCTAAACGAAGCTGCCTAAATGAAGTTGCACAAACACACGAAGAACTGTATGGAGTGCAATGAGAGTTTTGCCAGCTGAGTGGAGCATTTATAACTCTTGGGTGAGATGATTCCCTATACCCCATTCATGTGTACCTTTGAGGAcacctccagcaccttgtgCCAAGTAGACTATTTTATTTATCGTGATTATGATTAAGAGCCGAGTAGATGAGGGAAATGAGGTGCAGTAAGTACCAAGAGTTGTACGATAGTTTTATTCCTATGCATCAGGAGATGAGACTCCGGAgcgactacttgtagtacagaGTGAATCTGACGTAACCCTGATTCGGTGCGTCTCTTGGCATCTTTGCTATCTGATACGAGTTGCGTCGATACGTCTCATCGGTGTCAACcactgtacgatacgatgCGATACGAGGAGACTCTTCTGTAGATAGCCACAGACATAACTGCATGTATGCATTCCGCTCTACTGGCATATATGGGACGATACGgctgtgtttttgttggtttGAGATCTGAGTCAGGGTGTTATTATATTTGATACAGTGCTTGTTGGTGCTTGTAGAATGCTGTGTATACCGAGCCCACGGAGTGTCAGTTCTAGACCGCGCTAAAATG
This genomic interval from Yarrowia lipolytica chromosome 1E, complete sequence contains the following:
- a CDS encoding uncharacterized protein (Compare to YALI0E07557g, weakly similar to uniprot|P08640 Saccharomyces cerevisiae YIR019c STA1 extracellular alpha-1 4-glucan glucosidase), coding for MRDESVASSGVRGLNYTDTSSYSTTTNALRSNNGRSNNSTYASSMYSTSSSHTSSALDTLHQTRRMALDRLKGWRKSTASPKPTPQSAAALGAGPQITLQPLQCKANAREPLQQRDITDPRSLAYQANKYTVSDNASIIRRHRPDQRSRNQNDFNLASEDPFSDSCSLRPSSTRPSTAAASNTSTNKRLSVASNFSLKPTPAPPSATAQSIPCDSPRLRQSSFSERPATANIPHSPDLSTMTTLPRTYTTRSQRIRIPQNPVSCWDDDEDEEEPKKGLFNRFKSTRSFSSRKASISSTTESIQSAPAQSPSIKSVSPKNSKTLKPTKSVKSVKSAKAAPKTKSSKKGSLGNKFGIDDLGDFEWNMHAYMEGDEEGSDAEIEAALRRVREAEANEAKETTPTPTSHTTTTTNTTTSTRVSTSHSTPTPESVSIPISVASSKVSPVLPPISPSQSLDLGLEPTATPTAVHNERIENENIKLNGSPNYAREHVANLLRRRANSGNQSPVPQTPVPQVVAPEQCPWDTWKYTSNHHTYQITPPDSTRSSHVYASDAAYDTSHHSMVLPESPVQLQPTSSTSSSSSDQTKWNDISANIALIQQQIQEMSPRSRELARGFAAKELTKPATLVTPTTISPATFATPPPRPSRDNVELPECFSKPFLTMTNSPSVRPLPRRLNKLGPALEESDASPDSSQRSSVSTRLSTAPSSPEPDMRCFI